Within the Amaranthus tricolor cultivar Red isolate AtriRed21 chromosome 15, ASM2621246v1, whole genome shotgun sequence genome, the region CATTGAACTAcgtgaaaagaaaaatattgcaagtaatttaacacatatatattttattttgcattttttcattttactaCAGTTTTGTTACTGGTgattttatatttgttgattCAGAGCAAGTTAGGACATTTTTCGTATGCTTTGATCATACGAAGCAAATACGTAACAAACAGAATAGATTAAAGCTTAAAAGAGCAGTGCACGTTCGAGCACATAccttgctcgttcgagcactttgTGTGCCTCGTCTGAGCATTTGGTTAGTTTCGAGGCATAATGTTCTATAAAatattttggcattttctcatGCGAACAATATATGTGCTAGCTCATCTGAGCACCTCGGTATAGTTGTGTTTGTTTGAagaatttaattgttatttcCGTTAATATAAGTTACGTAAAATATTTCTTCATTAAAACTGGTTGAATAAATCAGTTACATGATGGAATGAACAGGATAAAAGCATGCAAGTTATGTATTAATTATATAGGGAAAATTGCATGTTAAGATAAAATTGTTGATGATTGTTTTCTCTCCTTCACATAAATATTCAAATAGCCTTATAGACTCTTTGTTTAGTAtctaatttcataatttatacgaacacataaattatttattctatACGTACACTTCATTACTTTGTACTAAATGTAATTATATAGTTATTTGTATGTTATTGTGAATTTCAAAACTCAATTAAACTGACTAATCTATATGATTAAAAAAACTCGATTGAACTTGATTCGACTAGCctttcaacaaaaacaaaaagaagttCTAGCAAGCTTGGAGGCAGGTTTGGGTTTAGCTAAGGATAATAAATTCGTAATTAGAAACGGCTGAAAGTTACCTGAAATCCTTACGCGCCCATATAAGGTTCCTAGCCTATTACAAATTACCCCCGATAAACAATTTCGAAAGAGAGAGAATTTATTGTCCGGTGAAACTTTACAGAGAAAAAAACAGAAATTCTAGAGAGAGAAACAGAAAGCTTccatttttagggtttaatcAATCATGGCTGAACACGAAGCATCTAAGCCTGAATCCTTGATTGAAAAGATCTCTGAGAAAATTCATGATCACCATTCCTCATCTTCTGATTCCGATGATGATAAATCCGCACCTTCTTCGTTGAAATCTAAGATTTATCGTCTATTTGGAAGAGATAAGCCTGTTCACAAGGTTCTCGGTGGCGGTAAACGTACGATTTGTTCCTTATTAGTCGTTTTTTGGTTTTCTGTCGTTGACGTTTTTTCTATGTTTCGTTCGTTTTTTGGTTAAATGGCAACAAATTAACGTCGCATtgtagattttttatttatcttcgAAATTGTCGATATTTCTTATACTGTTTTTGGCGAAATCACGGTTGATTATAGCTTCAAATTAGGTATGCATACGATATCTTCGTTTTATTGCTTGATAActtaaattttgatattaatcgACGAACTTTTGTTCGTTTTGGAGAAATAGAGACTGTGTATTGCTGTTTATTAAGTTGAATTGATGTGATTTTATTGAGATCGGaagtgattttgtttgttacttGCAGTTTTACGCTTCTAAGACAGGaatcaggtttttttttttttttttttttttttggtgttgcGTTTGACGTAGATCTGGTTTACTTtggtgaaattttttttttttttttgacgtGATGTTTTTGGGATGTACATGGAATTTATTGTGAACTGATGTATTAATCGATATACTGCTAATAACAGCTTTagcgtttttattttttatgtgtctTGTTATCAGTTTGTGAAACAATATCAGCCATCAACTAGCATTTTTCCATCATTATGATTCGCTTTATTATgaactataatataataatgagaAATGATGATATTTTGGAGCGAAAAAAGAGAAAGTTGAAAGTAACACTTTCATTATGCGTCCAAGCCTGATAAAAAAAGATTCAATTAAggacttaaattaatttgaagttGTGAAATTTGTAACTGGAAAGTTAATAATTAGATCATGTTAGAAATTCCTATGTTAGCTTTTTTTCTGGCCATAAAGTTGGGAGATGTCGAAGATTTAATTgtaaagttgcaattttttatgtaaatagtATGCCCCTATGTGGGTTTGTTGCTTGAGAATTGTGTTTCTGATTCTGATTCTAAATGGATGCAGCTGCGGATATTCTTTTGTGGAGAGACAAGAAAATTTCTGCTGTGATTCTTGGTACTGTCACTGCTGTATGGGCTTTGTTTGAAGTATTTGAGTACCATTTGCTCACTCTGATTTGCCATCTTTTGATACTTACTATTACCGTTCTGTTCTTGTGGTCGAATGCCTCGGGCTTCATCAACAAGTAAGCAGTTGATATTTTTGGCTACTATGGATTGTTGCTCAAGTTTTGGTAATTAGATTTTTAATGCATTTGGTTTACTTATAGGGCTCCCCCCAAAATTCCTGATGTACACATTCCTGAGGGCCCAGTCCTAGAAGTTGCATCAGCTTTGAGATGTGAAATCAATCGCGGACTTGCCTCTGTTCGTGAGATTGCGTCAGGAAAAGACTTGAAAAAATTTCTCGCTGTATGTTACCCTATGATTCTTGTGATTACTTGCACATAAAGTCTAGAGCTGACGTTGAATACTGTTGTGTCTTGGTCAGGTTATTGCCGGTTTGTGGTTCTTTTCAATCTTGGGAAGTTGCTGCAACTTCTTGACATTGTTCTACATAAGTAGTGTCCTTATAATCTCAAGCTCAGTTAGTTttctatttttctattttatcaGATTCTGATGTTTGTTTCATTTGGCTGTTGTCTCAAATGGTGACTAGGCTTTGTTCTGCTTCACACCTTGCCTGTACTGTATGAGAAATACGAGGATCAAGTAGATGCATTCGCTGAGAAGGCCATGATTGAGATTAAGAAACAGTATGCCGTCTTTGACGCGAAAGTATTGAGCAAAATCCCTAGGGGTCCATTGAAAGACAAGAAGATGGCTTAATGTGATATGGTGCCTACTGGTACATGGTGGTTTCGGCCTTTCGGTGGCCAGATACATAAGGTAGGCGTGTTTTGTCCAGTGATTATGTTATTACTTGGGTAGGTTTGCCTTCTTCTGGATTTTGTATGTGTTTTGGATTTACTATGTGCAGAAATATGATATTTAATACTAGACAATTGACATGAGAACAGAAGTTTTCATCTGCTCTTACTAAGATCATATGATATTGTTATTTTGCAAGATAGCTGTTTGattgtttaatttattcatgTGTTTCCTTTTCCTTTGTATTTAAGATGATATTACTTCTCTTTTAGTTGTATCAAACTTGGTAGATTAAAATTGACTTGTCAACAAATTGCATTTGATGTATAGATGTTCTATACTTCCGTCTGTTTTTGAAATTCTACAGTCTCTTGCTTGTTTAATTGTGGATGCTCAAGTTGGTGGGTATTAGTCGAGGATTTATCTGGTTAGCTTACTTATAGATGGCAATCGGCAGCTTCTGTTGGGCTATAATTGGCTTTGTTTTATCTGATTTGCACTAGTTTTCTGGGCTTGTTGGTCATTGAGATTAACAAACTTTGGGGAAATTACGTCGGAATTAGGATTTGGGGAGATGTCACCGAAAATTATGTTGATTGGGCCAGTTGCAACTGTTAATTGGAAGGAGGCTCATATAGTCGTTGCCAGTTAGATATACTACTATATTTAGACTTTAGAGTATGTTTGGGTTGTATTCTAGGAAATGAAGGGAAAGGGGAGAAGAGGAAAAGAGAAATGAAGGGGAGGGGGAGGGGGAGGACATTATGTTTTCTTTACAAATCTTTTTATTGTTGGAAAGATTTGGTTTGTAAAAAATGTTGAAGAGTTAATTGGTTTCCAATTCCACTCTCTTTTTGCTATATCCAAATGAATAAGGATTCATTTCCTCCATTTTCACCAATCCACCTCCATGTTGGTATTTTTGTGATGGGAGTACTAGTAAGTGCCCAACCAATGATG harbors:
- the LOC130801302 gene encoding reticulon-like protein B2, with the translated sequence MAEHEASKPESLIEKISEKIHDHHSSSSDSDDDKSAPSSLKSKIYRLFGRDKPVHKVLGGGKPADILLWRDKKISAVILGTVTAVWALFEVFEYHLLTLICHLLILTITVLFLWSNASGFINKAPPKIPDVHIPEGPVLEVASALRCEINRGLASVREIASGKDLKKFLAVIAGLWFFSILGSCCNFLTLFYISFVLLHTLPVLYEKYEDQVDAFAEKAMIEIKKQYAVFDAKVLSKIPRGPLKDKKMA